One window from the genome of Metabacillus flavus encodes:
- a CDS encoding PLP-dependent aminotransferase family protein, with protein MDTIFFNTGAPLFVQLYEHIKLKVSDGTMPSGSKLPSKRKLSVQLNISVNTVEAAYGQLEAEGYIEASPRKGWYVVHLEETAAEEIGEQEKAEGELSPSGHAIDFSQTIDPRKFPFKQWKKCSIEAIHKEELFHTGHPYGEEGLRKEIAAYLYRARGVRCSKNQVMIGSGTQLLLDRAARALKIDCFALEDPGYHRTRDTLKDYELVSIPLDEFGMRSDLLKESKAAAVYVTPSHQFPKGTVMPVKRRLELLEWAAEKNNRWIVEDDYDGEFRYEGKPIPSLQSLSTRDDVIYFGTFSKSFIPSLRISYMILPGKLMREAESELLSFKQTVSRFHQHALELFMARGFWEQHLNRMRTHYRKKHRLLLDQFRQVFQNRIQLIGEKSGMHVLIEVFNEMSEEELIEAALQKGVKVYPSSIYCVTAKPIRPLIFIGFGGVTEEEIVKGLGLLKEAWF; from the coding sequence ATGGATACCATTTTTTTCAATACAGGCGCCCCTCTTTTTGTACAGCTATATGAACATATAAAACTAAAAGTTTCAGATGGGACAATGCCTTCAGGCTCCAAGCTCCCCTCTAAGCGTAAGCTTTCGGTTCAGCTTAACATCAGCGTAAATACAGTGGAAGCGGCATATGGACAGCTTGAAGCAGAGGGCTATATTGAAGCAAGTCCGAGAAAAGGCTGGTATGTAGTGCACCTTGAAGAAACGGCAGCCGAAGAAATAGGGGAACAGGAAAAGGCAGAGGGAGAGCTATCCCCTTCTGGGCATGCAATAGATTTCAGCCAGACAATCGACCCCCGCAAATTCCCATTTAAGCAATGGAAAAAGTGCTCGATTGAGGCTATTCATAAAGAAGAGCTCTTTCATACAGGTCATCCTTACGGTGAAGAAGGCTTACGGAAGGAAATTGCAGCATATCTCTATCGTGCCAGAGGCGTGCGATGCAGTAAAAATCAAGTGATGATTGGAAGCGGTACTCAGCTATTATTAGATCGGGCAGCAAGGGCACTGAAAATTGATTGCTTCGCGCTTGAGGACCCTGGCTATCATCGGACAAGGGACACCTTAAAAGATTACGAGCTAGTCTCCATACCGCTTGATGAATTTGGAATGCGGTCAGATCTTCTGAAAGAATCAAAGGCTGCTGCAGTATATGTAACTCCTTCCCATCAGTTTCCGAAAGGAACTGTAATGCCTGTAAAACGCAGACTGGAGCTGCTGGAATGGGCAGCGGAAAAGAACAATCGCTGGATTGTTGAGGACGATTATGACGGGGAATTCAGGTACGAAGGAAAGCCCATTCCCTCCCTGCAAAGCCTTAGTACTCGTGATGATGTTATTTATTTTGGAACATTTTCTAAATCCTTCATCCCCTCTTTGCGAATTAGCTATATGATTCTGCCTGGAAAATTAATGAGAGAGGCAGAATCAGAGCTTCTGTCCTTTAAACAGACTGTTTCAAGATTTCACCAGCATGCGCTGGAGCTGTTTATGGCCCGGGGATTCTGGGAGCAGCATTTAAACCGGATGAGGACGCATTACCGTAAAAAACACAGATTGCTGCTTGATCAATTCCGGCAAGTCTTTCAAAACAGGATTCAATTAATTGGGGAGAAGTCCGGAATGCATGTGCTGATCGAAGTATTTAATGAAATGAGCGAAGAGGAACTGATTGAAGCTGCCTTACAAAAAGGTGTAAAAGTGTATCCATCTTCTATATATTGCGTCACGGCGAAACCCATCCGCCCGCTAATATTTATAGGATTTGGAGGAGTAACTGAGGAAGAGATTGTGAAAGGACTCGGACTGCTTAAGGAAGCTTGGTTTTAG
- a CDS encoding GNAT family N-acetyltransferase, giving the protein MEKIIELIGYHEWMKGFPVITQLRPHLTEQAYLDLVSLAVKQENYRIKLLYKDEKAVSYIGYQPMITLYYGKFIWVSDLVTVEAHRSQGFGERLLSHVEEEARGEGFGGIALSSNLQRKEAHRFYEEKMGFEKASFSFKKNF; this is encoded by the coding sequence ATGGAAAAAATTATCGAACTGATAGGCTATCATGAATGGATGAAAGGATTTCCGGTCATAACTCAGCTGAGACCGCATTTGACGGAACAAGCTTACCTCGATTTAGTATCGCTCGCTGTAAAACAGGAGAACTATCGGATCAAGCTGCTCTATAAAGATGAAAAGGCTGTATCTTATATCGGATACCAGCCAATGATCACCCTGTACTACGGAAAATTTATATGGGTCTCCGATTTGGTAACAGTGGAAGCACATCGGTCACAGGGATTCGGAGAGCGCCTGCTGTCTCATGTGGAAGAAGAGGCACGGGGTGAGGGATTCGGTGGCATAGCTCTTTCATCGAATCTTCAAAGAAAAGAAGCGCACCGGTTTTATGAGGAGAAGATGGGATTTGAAAAAGCGAGTTTTAGTTTTAAAAAGAATTTTTGA
- a CDS encoding YhdX family protein, which yields MGKGRIRVEERIKVETNEEMYKATLVDQNSSKEKK from the coding sequence ATGGGAAAGGGAAGAATCAGAGTGGAGGAGCGAATCAAAGTTGAGACTAATGAAGAAATGTATAAAGCCACCCTCGTTGACCAGAATAGCTCAAAGGAAAAGAAATAA
- a CDS encoding mechanosensitive ion channel family protein, which yields MQLSWFTYENLTKLGISIAILVLFLVLRKLFTKYIFHLIMRISRRTPTEFFTHVLLSFEKPVRWLFMSVGIYLAIIYSPFFNDSMQIVHEVYRSAIVIVVAWGLYNLTGSSSLFFNKVNSRFDLGIDDILVPFLSKLLRFVIVALSFSIVAQEFDYDVNGFVAGLGLGGLAFALAAKDTIGNFLGGIVIITEKPFTIGDWIKAPSVEGVVEDITFRSTKIRTFPQALVTVPNSTLANEPITNWTKMGKRQINFKVGVTYHTNQKQMSLSVKRIDHMLQDHDGIDDESIQVSFDSFSASSLDILINCFTKTTQYGEHLKIKQDINLRIMSILEEEGVRFAFPSQTIYVEQAGNGEAKTKEKQYS from the coding sequence GTGCAGTTATCTTGGTTTACATACGAAAATTTGACGAAGCTTGGGATCAGTATTGCCATCCTTGTTTTGTTTTTGGTTCTTAGAAAGCTTTTCACGAAATATATTTTTCATCTGATTATGAGAATAAGCAGGAGAACACCAACCGAATTCTTTACACATGTGCTGCTATCGTTTGAAAAACCGGTGAGATGGCTGTTTATGTCCGTTGGGATTTATCTTGCTATTATCTACTCTCCGTTTTTTAATGACAGCATGCAGATTGTCCATGAGGTATACAGATCTGCCATTGTTATCGTTGTTGCATGGGGACTGTACAATTTAACTGGTTCATCTTCCTTGTTTTTCAATAAGGTAAATTCGAGGTTTGATCTTGGTATTGATGATATTTTAGTTCCGTTTCTGTCTAAGCTTTTGCGGTTCGTCATTGTGGCGCTGAGCTTTAGCATTGTGGCTCAGGAATTCGATTACGATGTGAATGGTTTCGTCGCAGGACTCGGTCTCGGCGGTCTTGCCTTTGCGCTTGCAGCCAAGGATACAATCGGCAATTTCCTTGGAGGAATTGTGATCATTACGGAAAAGCCCTTTACAATCGGGGACTGGATTAAAGCTCCGAGTGTGGAAGGTGTCGTAGAAGACATCACCTTCCGCAGCACGAAAATCAGGACATTCCCGCAGGCGCTTGTAACCGTGCCAAACTCAACTTTGGCAAATGAGCCAATTACAAACTGGACCAAAATGGGGAAAAGACAGATCAACTTTAAAGTAGGGGTTACCTATCATACGAACCAAAAGCAAATGAGTTTGAGCGTTAAAAGAATCGATCACATGCTTCAGGACCATGACGGCATCGATGATGAGTCCATCCAAGTTAGCTTTGACAGCTTCAGTGCAAGCAGCCTGGACATTTTGATAAACTGCTTTACAAAAACAACCCAATATGGGGAGCACTTGAAAATAAAGCAGGACATTAACTTGAGAATTATGAGTATATTGGAAGAGGAAGGCGTGCGTTTTGCTTTTCCAAGCCAGACCATTTACGTTGAACAAGCAGGAAACGGGGAAGCGAAAACTAAGGAAAAGCAATACTCATAA